A single genomic interval of Centropristis striata isolate RG_2023a ecotype Rhode Island chromosome 8, C.striata_1.0, whole genome shotgun sequence harbors:
- the cmtm8b gene encoding CKLF-like MARVEL transmembrane domain-containing protein 8b, which produces MERVAVVSARRSPSVPECNISTSTLAFDQHFTTTAKGTLLLAEILCGMLVWILVGGTEYFRLSGLCWVMFVAISCWVLTVCLFIIYLTGAHNRIPQIPWTTLSLCLNCSAAVLYLVTAVVDALSVNQAIRGRHNYNCWAASAFFAFLTTMCYTGSSYLSYCDWKTTEEGQ; this is translated from the exons ATGGAGAGAGTCGCTGTGGTGTCAGCTCGCAGGAGTCCCTCAGTACCAGAATGCAACATCTCAACCTCCACCTTAGCCTTCGACCAACACTTCACCACTACTGCCAAAGGAACACTCCTCCTGGCTGAGATA cTGTGTGGTATGTTGGTGTGGATTCTGGTCGGGGGTACGGAGTATTTTCGTCTGTCTGGTCTGTGCTGGGTGATGTTTGTTGCCATCTCGTGCTGGGTTCTGACTGTTTGCCTGTTTATAATTTACCTCACTGGAGCCCACAACAGGATACCACAGATCCCCTGGACTACactg TCACTTTGTTTGAACTGTAGTGCTGCAGTTCTGTATCTGGTGACAGCAGTAGTAGATGCTCTCTCAGTCAACCAGGCCATTAGGGGGCGACACAACTACAACTGCTGGGCAGCATCTGCA ttcTTTGCATTTCTGACCACGATGTGCTATACAGGAAGCAGTTACCTGAGCTACTGTGACTggaaaaccacagaagaaggaCAATAG